In a single window of the Metopolophium dirhodum isolate CAU chromosome 2, ASM1992520v1, whole genome shotgun sequence genome:
- the LOC132939421 gene encoding uncharacterized protein LOC132939421 isoform X1 translates to MEPLRTTIDDCTINSNFFKYIYAMDNEVSDFTSPAKKNKRGKWVSSQQKEMIVNHYKSKVQANPKITIREARTIISKELGIGEKTISNTLKEYRETKTVSSPNKERIHKNVISKTDDFDKYAIRRKIHNLWINRELPTLDKILSVVNEDESLPSFSRATLHRLLKSMDFVYTKRGRNSALLDSNELILWRRRYLRNIKKYREEGRPIYYLDETWVNAGDVNTKVWVDKTVQSSQHAFSQGLSTGPVNPSGKGKRLIVVHIGSEDGFVPGGLLSFESKKNTSDYHDEMNGQSFRDWLLCVLPKLKDNAVIVMDNAPYHSVKLEKCPTTNWKKANIIEWLQSKGEVIDSTMIIPELLDIVKQLKPLYDKYEIDELVSQHNKTVLRLPPYHCELNPIEMAWSVIKNHVKSNNKTFKLKDVQKLLIEGVNKVTEEMWRNFISHTENEEDKFWNIDMIVDELMAERQDLVMTIGQSDDDDDDSFSDLD, encoded by the exons ATGGAACCATTAAGAACAACTATTGATGATTGCACAATAAATTCCAA tttttttaagtatatttacgCCATGGACAACGAAGTTTCAGATTTTACATCACCAGCGAAGAAAAATAAGAGAGGAAAG tggGTTTCTTCACAGCAGAAGGAAATGATTGTCAACCATTACAAAAGCAAAGTCCAAGCGAACCCAAAAATCACAATACGTGAAGCCCGGACAATCATTTCAAAAGAATTGGGGATTGGAGAAAAAACCATATCCAATACATTAAAAGAATACCGTGAAACTAAAACCGTCAGTTCACCAAATAAAGAACGGATccataaaaatgtgatttcgaAGACGgatgattttgataaatatgcCATAAGAAGAAAAATTCACAATTTATGGATAAATCGTGAGTTACCCACGCTTGACAAAATACTTTCGGTCGTCAACGAAGATGAAAGTCTACCATCTTTTTCCCGAGCGACATTACATCGACTTTTAAAATCGATGGATTTCGTTTACACCAAAAGAGGACGAAACAGTGCGCTTTTAGACTCCAATGAACTTATTCTTTGGCGGAGGAGATATTTgcgaaatatcaaaaaatatcgtGAGGAAGGTCGTCCAATTTACTATCTGGACGAAACGTGGGTTAATGCTGGAGACGTCAATACCAAAGTGTGGGTCGACAAAACTGTCCAATCTAGTCAACATGCGTTTTCCCAGGGCCTTTCAACTGGTCCCGTAAATCCGAGTGGTAAGGGGAAACGATTAATAGTCGTTCATATTGGCTCTGAAGATGGATTCGTTCCTGGAGGATTATTGTCGTTCGAGTCGAAAAAGAACACTAGTGACTATCATGACGAAATGAATGGGCAAAGTTTCCGTGATTGGTTACTATGTGTTTTGCCGAAATTAAAAGATAACGCGGTAATCGTTATGGATAACGCTCCTTACCATTCGGTAAAATTAGAGAAATGTCCAACAACAAATTGGAAGAAAGCGAACATTATTGAATGGCTTCAAAGCAAAGGGGAGGTAATTGATAGCACTATGATTATACCAGAATTATTGGATATTGTGAAACAACTAAAACCATTGTACGACAAATACGAAATCGATGAACTAGTTTCACAACACAATAAAACAGTGCTACGATTACCTCCATACCACTGCGAACTCAATCCGATTGAAATGGCTTGGTCGGTAATCAAAAACCACGTAAAATCGAATAACAAGACTTTCAAGCTTAAAGATGTCCAAAAGCTCTTGATTGAAGGCGTAAATAAAGTCACTGAAGAAATGTGGAGAAATTTTATAAGCCACACTGAAAATGAAGAGGACAAATTTTGGAACATCGATATGATTGTGGACGAGTTAATGGCTGAACGACAAGATTTAGTTATGACGATCGGCCAGagcgatgacgacgacgatgattcATTTTCTGATTTGGATTAA
- the LOC132938751 gene encoding TBC1 domain family member 13 isoform X1 encodes MSSYDLRLKDLDQVLESEVIDLSKLREFCFNGCYCIPDVKGYRSLCWRLLLNYLPCDRNKWDEQLDHHRKLYQQWLDEILVTPGSIDNEECDHPLSEDPNSKWNTFFKDNQALTQIDKDVRRLHPELSFFQQATDYPLPIVVYSCGTKRLNRRVGMHFLNSANVVRKGLGIVKISQKSEQTSTSEFKPLEEGSEAHWEVVERILFVYCKLNPGQGYVQGMNEIIGPIYYCFATDPIIKMKEHAEADCFFVFTNLMSEIRDFFIKTLDETDTGIVNMMRKVTDRLKENDPVVHSYLVKNEIYPQYYSFRWLTLLLSQEFSLPEVLRIWDSLFSDSQRFSFLIDICCAMIVLIRDQILAGDFSTIVKLLQNYPNVETRVILNKAAELSVKNRDEESSGI; translated from the exons ATGTCTTCGTACGATTTGAG gTTGAAGGATCTTGACCAAGTGTTAGAATCAGAAGTGATCGATCTATCAAAATTGAGAGAGTTCTGTTTCAACGGTTGTTATT GTATCCCTGACGTTAAAGGTTACAGGTCGTTATGTTGGAGGTTGTTGCTCAATTACTTACCATGCGATAGAAATAAATGGGATGAACAGCTAGACCACCATAGAAAATTATACCAGCAGTGGTTAG ATGAAATATTAGTCACTCCGGGTTCAATTGACAATGAAGAATGTGATCATCCATTGAGTGAGGATCCCAACAGCAAGTGgaacacattttttaaagataatcAAGCTCTTACACAAATAGATAAAGATGtcag gCGATTACATCCTGAATTATCTTTCTTCCAACAAGCAACTGATTATCCATTACCTATTGTTGTATACAGTTGTGGTACTAAACGATTAAACAGAAGAGTGGGTATGCATTTTCTAAATAGTGCAAATGTTGTACGAAAAGGTCTTGGTATTgttaaaatatcacaaaaatccGAACAAACTAGTACCTCTGAATTCAAGCCACTGGAAGAAGGTTCTGAAGCCCATTGGGAGGTGGTGGAAAGGATATTGTTTGTTTACTGCAAACTAAATCCTGGACAGGGTTATGTACAAGGGATGAATGAAATAATTGgtccaatttattattgttttgctaCCGAtccaattattaaaatgaaag agcATGCCGAAGCTGACTGTTTTTTTGTCTTTACTAATCTTATGTCGGAAATTCGTGATTTTTTCATAAAGACATTAGATGAAACAGATACTGGAATTGTTAACATGATGCGTAAAGTAACAGACAGGTTGAAAGAAAATGATCCAGTTGTCCATAGTTATTTAGTCAAAAATGAAATTTACCCACAGTACTATAGTTTTAG atgGTTAACTCTGTTATTGTCTCAAGAATTTTCACTGCCTGAAGTCTTAAGGATATGGGATTCACTGTTTTCTGATTCACAGCGATTTTCATTTCTCATTGATATATGCTGTGCAATGATAGT tttaatcaGAGATCAAATACTGGCAGGAGATTTTTCAACAATCGTCAAACTATTGCAAAATTATCCTAATGTGGAAACGCGTGTTATATTGAATAAAGCTGCAGAATTGAGCGTTAAGAACAGAga TGAGGAATCAAGCGGAATATGA
- the LOC132938751 gene encoding TBC1 domain family member 13 isoform X2 — MSSYDLRLKDLDQVLESEVIDLSKLREFCFNGIPDVKGYRSLCWRLLLNYLPCDRNKWDEQLDHHRKLYQQWLDEILVTPGSIDNEECDHPLSEDPNSKWNTFFKDNQALTQIDKDVRRLHPELSFFQQATDYPLPIVVYSCGTKRLNRRVGMHFLNSANVVRKGLGIVKISQKSEQTSTSEFKPLEEGSEAHWEVVERILFVYCKLNPGQGYVQGMNEIIGPIYYCFATDPIIKMKEHAEADCFFVFTNLMSEIRDFFIKTLDETDTGIVNMMRKVTDRLKENDPVVHSYLVKNEIYPQYYSFRWLTLLLSQEFSLPEVLRIWDSLFSDSQRFSFLIDICCAMIVLIRDQILAGDFSTIVKLLQNYPNVETRVILNKAAELSVKNRDEESSGI, encoded by the exons ATGTCTTCGTACGATTTGAG gTTGAAGGATCTTGACCAAGTGTTAGAATCAGAAGTGATCGATCTATCAAAATTGAGAGAGTTCTGTTTCAACG GTATCCCTGACGTTAAAGGTTACAGGTCGTTATGTTGGAGGTTGTTGCTCAATTACTTACCATGCGATAGAAATAAATGGGATGAACAGCTAGACCACCATAGAAAATTATACCAGCAGTGGTTAG ATGAAATATTAGTCACTCCGGGTTCAATTGACAATGAAGAATGTGATCATCCATTGAGTGAGGATCCCAACAGCAAGTGgaacacattttttaaagataatcAAGCTCTTACACAAATAGATAAAGATGtcag gCGATTACATCCTGAATTATCTTTCTTCCAACAAGCAACTGATTATCCATTACCTATTGTTGTATACAGTTGTGGTACTAAACGATTAAACAGAAGAGTGGGTATGCATTTTCTAAATAGTGCAAATGTTGTACGAAAAGGTCTTGGTATTgttaaaatatcacaaaaatccGAACAAACTAGTACCTCTGAATTCAAGCCACTGGAAGAAGGTTCTGAAGCCCATTGGGAGGTGGTGGAAAGGATATTGTTTGTTTACTGCAAACTAAATCCTGGACAGGGTTATGTACAAGGGATGAATGAAATAATTGgtccaatttattattgttttgctaCCGAtccaattattaaaatgaaag agcATGCCGAAGCTGACTGTTTTTTTGTCTTTACTAATCTTATGTCGGAAATTCGTGATTTTTTCATAAAGACATTAGATGAAACAGATACTGGAATTGTTAACATGATGCGTAAAGTAACAGACAGGTTGAAAGAAAATGATCCAGTTGTCCATAGTTATTTAGTCAAAAATGAAATTTACCCACAGTACTATAGTTTTAG atgGTTAACTCTGTTATTGTCTCAAGAATTTTCACTGCCTGAAGTCTTAAGGATATGGGATTCACTGTTTTCTGATTCACAGCGATTTTCATTTCTCATTGATATATGCTGTGCAATGATAGT tttaatcaGAGATCAAATACTGGCAGGAGATTTTTCAACAATCGTCAAACTATTGCAAAATTATCCTAATGTGGAAACGCGTGTTATATTGAATAAAGCTGCAGAATTGAGCGTTAAGAACAGAga TGAGGAATCAAGCGGAATATGA